One Keratinibaculum paraultunense genomic window carries:
- a CDS encoding B12-binding domain-containing radical SAM protein: MKIVLATLNSKYIHAALAIRYLKSYSKGIADIELMEFTINQNIDYIAGEIYKKNPDIIGFSTYIWNRDETLKICEIIKLVRPETKIILGGPEVSFDGLDLMNNCWYVDFIIYGEGEITFKELLNSIISEREDYSTIEGIIYRKGDSIIENPPRELINNLDIIPSPYKIIRDEFRDKIVYLESSRGCPFNCQFCLSSTIKGVRFFSLDRVKEDLERLIEAEVRQVKFVDRTFNANKEYAMEIMDFIMKKNPHNINFHFEVTAHLLDDDMLKFLKRAKEGLFQFEIGVQSTNERTLNAIGRITNLSRLKKVTKQIKSYKNIHQHLDLIAGLPYEDYDSFKKSFNDVYELKPEKIQLGFLKLLKGSGLRKDRMQYGFKFLDSPPYEVLETNYIKYEEMLKLKGIEDLVEKYYNEKYFEHSIEYIINNYYKSPFDFYEDYLKYWEENGFHKILHSRNRLYEILIQFCRHKKFSDLNIIIEIIKYDYIINNKNFNIPKFFPREEVEVIQKNKHKILKDKNILQEFLPKYINSPTKRIINKIHIEKFRIDIICLINNGYHVTTNIFKNSYILFEYKEGVINRCFSYDISDYIKRSDLK, encoded by the coding sequence ATGAAGATTGTATTAGCTACATTAAATTCAAAATACATTCATGCTGCTCTTGCAATAAGATATTTAAAATCTTATTCAAAAGGCATAGCAGATATTGAATTAATGGAGTTTACTATTAATCAAAATATAGATTATATTGCAGGAGAAATATATAAGAAAAATCCAGATATTATAGGATTTTCTACATATATATGGAATAGAGATGAAACTTTAAAGATATGTGAAATTATAAAATTAGTACGACCAGAAACAAAAATAATATTAGGTGGTCCAGAAGTATCATTTGATGGATTGGATTTGATGAATAATTGTTGGTATGTTGATTTTATAATTTATGGTGAAGGAGAAATAACCTTTAAAGAGCTATTAAATAGTATAATATCTGAAAGAGAAGATTATAGTACTATAGAAGGTATAATTTATAGAAAAGGAGATTCAATTATAGAAAATCCTCCTCGGGAATTGATAAATAATCTTGATATTATTCCTTCTCCTTATAAAATAATTAGAGATGAATTTAGAGATAAAATTGTTTACCTTGAAAGTTCAAGGGGATGTCCATTTAATTGTCAATTTTGTTTATCATCAACGATTAAGGGAGTAAGATTTTTTAGTTTAGATAGAGTAAAAGAGGATCTTGAAAGGCTCATAGAAGCAGAGGTTAGACAGGTAAAATTTGTAGATAGAACTTTTAATGCTAATAAAGAATATGCAATGGAGATTATGGATTTTATAATGAAAAAAAACCCACATAATATAAATTTTCATTTTGAGGTTACAGCCCATTTATTAGATGATGATATGCTTAAATTTTTAAAAAGAGCTAAAGAAGGATTGTTTCAATTTGAGATAGGAGTACAATCAACAAATGAAAGAACATTAAATGCTATTGGTAGAATAACTAATTTATCTAGACTAAAAAAAGTAACTAAACAAATAAAAAGCTATAAAAATATACATCAACATTTGGATTTAATTGCAGGGCTACCTTATGAAGATTATGATAGTTTTAAAAAATCATTTAATGATGTATATGAATTAAAACCAGAAAAAATACAGTTAGGTTTTTTAAAATTATTAAAGGGCTCTGGTTTAAGGAAAGATAGAATGCAATATGGATTTAAATTTTTAGATTCTCCTCCTTATGAAGTATTGGAAACAAATTATATAAAGTATGAAGAAATGTTAAAATTAAAAGGGATAGAGGATTTAGTAGAAAAATATTATAATGAAAAGTATTTTGAACATTCAATTGAGTATATAATTAATAATTACTATAAAAGTCCTTTTGATTTTTATGAAGATTATTTAAAATACTGGGAGGAAAATGGTTTTCATAAAATATTACACAGTAGAAATAGATTATATGAAATATTAATTCAATTTTGTAGGCACAAAAAATTTTCAGATTTAAATATAATAATAGAAATAATAAAATATGATTATATAATTAATAATAAAAATTTCAATATACCTAAATTTTTTCCAAGAGAAGAAGTAGAAGTTATTCAAAAAAATAAGCATAAAATATTGAAAGACAAAAATATACTTCAGGAGTTTTTACCCAAATATATAAATAGTCCTACTAAAAGAATTATAAATAAAATTCATATTGAGAAATTTAGAATAGACATAATTTGTTTAATAAATAATGGGTATCACGTAACTACGAATATCTTTAAAAATTCATACATTTTATTTGAATATAAGGAAGGGGTTATAAATAGATGTTTTAGTTATGATATAAGTGATTACATTAAAAGGAGTGACTTGAAATGA
- a CDS encoding tetratricopeptide repeat protein has product MKIIEEYFIKETDNISFLELKRGTKLQIGTFSIDDKLPLPIIVDTLIEEIQEGNLKDEIEISHIIDGIIFLLGVDTKFKYNDKYKKLLYEYNPNIEDYILYKGFQYVKKNNIKYGAIFYRALVNVNNKNINGIFNYALSLEKLAIKFANEGNPEKSMDFLLESTRQLESILSISEDFPLAYYKLGYHYKHYNQFIKAKLTWEKYLNFDDDTARIQEIREQLELIEDDVNFEEGISLLSRGEYSKAVNIFLKLSNKHKQGNILYLIGLAYKGLGDYENAIDYFYKALDADFKDANVYNELGICLFTIGYLKEALDIFNQGIILYPTDYKIVFNRGLLYLQMGNIYKAVEDIEIAHKLNPDDTFVKEQFEKIKHNVE; this is encoded by the coding sequence ATGAAGATAATAGAAGAATATTTTATAAAAGAAACGGACAATATTTCATTTTTAGAATTAAAAAGGGGTACCAAATTACAGATTGGTACCTTTAGTATTGATGATAAATTACCTTTACCCATAATTGTAGACACCTTAATAGAAGAGATTCAAGAGGGAAATCTAAAAGATGAAATTGAAATTTCTCATATAATAGATGGAATAATATTTTTATTAGGAGTAGATACTAAATTTAAATATAACGATAAATATAAAAAACTATTGTATGAATATAATCCTAACATTGAAGATTATATACTATATAAAGGTTTTCAATATGTAAAGAAAAACAATATAAAGTATGGGGCTATATTTTATAGGGCACTTGTGAATGTAAATAATAAGAATATAAATGGAATATTCAACTATGCTTTGTCTTTAGAAAAATTAGCTATCAAGTTTGCTAATGAAGGAAATCCTGAAAAATCTATGGATTTTTTGTTGGAATCAACTAGACAGTTAGAGTCAATTTTAAGTATTTCTGAGGATTTTCCGTTAGCCTATTATAAACTAGGTTATCATTATAAACATTACAATCAATTTATAAAAGCTAAGCTTACATGGGAAAAATATTTAAATTTTGATGATGATACAGCAAGGATTCAAGAAATAAGAGAACAGTTAGAACTTATAGAAGATGATGTGAACTTTGAGGAAGGAATAAGTTTATTGTCACGTGGGGAATATTCTAAAGCAGTGAATATATTTTTAAAGTTAAGCAATAAACATAAACAAGGAAATATTTTATATTTAATAGGGCTAGCTTATAAAGGTTTAGGAGATTATGAAAATGCCATAGATTATTTTTATAAAGCCTTAGATGCTGATTTTAAAGATGCTAATGTGTATAATGAGTTAGGAATTTGTTTATTTACTATTGGTTATCTAAAGGAAGCTTTGGATATTTTTAATCAAGGAATAATTTTATATCCAACCGATTATAAAATTGTATTTAATAGAGGATTATTATATTTACAGATGGGCAATATTTATAAAGCTGTAGAAGATATAGAAATAGCTCATAAGCTTAATCCTGACGATACTTTTGTTAAAGAACAATTTGAGAAAATAAAACATAATGTAGAATGA
- a CDS encoding ribonuclease H-like domain-containing protein, translating into MEKHDYLINSKFNKHKYFHDKNVCFLDIETTGLSRKFNQIYLIGLVYFNNKNKSWYLSQFFANNINEEHILLEQVNKFISKFNLLVTYNGDSFDIPFIKHRFKIHKINNNISSTDSFDIYRKIKKYDSYLPFDNLKLKTIEKNLNIFREDKYTGKDCINFYYEYINTKDDTLKDKILKHNFDDLYYLLDIMQIFDVIQNIKNFDIEYNDKFISIEIDEINLTGDIINIYCNILVEKPDINFIYFGDTFNIIQKDKNHMIIKLEVNEGFITPTKKCLFINKSKLPPSIYLEDMTEYMLPEDIFVLKIENKYQMKNIKKLIKQLILYILNF; encoded by the coding sequence ATGGAAAAACATGATTATTTAATTAACTCAAAGTTTAACAAGCACAAATACTTTCATGATAAAAATGTGTGCTTTTTAGATATAGAAACCACTGGTCTTAGTAGGAAATTTAACCAAATATATTTAATTGGATTAGTATATTTTAATAATAAAAATAAAAGTTGGTATCTTTCTCAATTCTTTGCTAACAATATTAATGAAGAACACATATTACTAGAACAAGTAAATAAATTTATTTCAAAGTTTAATCTGTTAGTTACTTATAATGGAGATAGTTTTGATATACCTTTTATTAAACATAGATTCAAAATTCATAAAATAAATAATAATATTTCAAGCACAGACAGTTTTGATATATATAGAAAAATAAAAAAATATGACTCTTATCTTCCTTTTGATAATTTAAAACTGAAAACTATTGAAAAAAATTTAAATATTTTTAGAGAAGACAAATATACTGGAAAAGATTGCATAAATTTCTATTATGAATATATTAACACTAAAGATGACACATTAAAGGATAAAATTTTAAAACATAATTTTGATGATTTGTATTATTTATTAGATATTATGCAAATATTTGATGTAATACAAAATATCAAAAATTTTGATATAGAATACAATGATAAATTTATCTCTATAGAAATTGATGAAATAAATTTAACTGGTGATATTATAAATATATATTGTAATATATTAGTTGAAAAACCAGATATAAATTTCATATATTTTGGAGATACTTTTAATATTATACAGAAAGATAAAAACCATATGATTATAAAACTAGAAGTGAATGAAGGATTTATTACTCCTACTAAGAAATGCTTATTTATAAACAAATCAAAACTTCCTCCAAGCATTTATTTAGAAGATATGACTGAATACATGCTTCCAGAAGATATTTTTGTTTTAAAGATAGAAAACAAATATCAGATGAAAAATATTAAAAAATTAATCAAACAATTAATACTTTATATACTTAATTTTTAA
- a CDS encoding gamma-glutamyltransferase family protein, translating into MKFNYFEHKYPSRRNVMFAKNGMVSTTQPLAAEAGLGILKKGGNAVDAAIATAASLTVLEPTSNGLGGDGFAIIWYEDELYGLNASGWAPSNISIDKVKNLGYNTIPKYGFIPVTIPGMLYGWREMSNRFGKLPFEDLLLPAIHYAREGYPVSPTVSYNWNKAFKLYKKQLKGREFDEWFKTFSIEGRAPKPGEIWSSKELSYTLEELAKSKCLSFYEGDIADKIDKFSREYGGFITKKDLKTYRPEWVRPISVNYRGYDIWELPPNTHGMVVLLALNILKNFDINIDSLQSYHYMIEAMKLAYADGLYYITDTREMGDNLKYLLDDNYALSRSKLIGNKAILPKYSALNNGGTVYLATGDKYGNMVSYIQSNFMGFGSGLVVPKTGISLHNRGYTFSLNDKDYNRLAPNKKTYHTIIPGFITKEGKALGPFGVMGAYMQPQGHLQSIVNMIDFNLNPQEALDKYRWQWIKEKEVLVEEDFPKHIADFLIKKGHNIRYSKDIGSFGRGQIILRDAKTYIGGTEKRADGHIAVW; encoded by the coding sequence ATGAAGTTTAATTATTTTGAACATAAATATCCTTCACGTAGAAATGTTATGTTTGCAAAAAATGGTATGGTTTCTACAACTCAGCCTTTAGCTGCAGAAGCAGGATTAGGGATATTAAAAAAAGGAGGTAATGCAGTAGACGCTGCTATAGCTACAGCAGCTAGTTTAACTGTTTTAGAACCTACTTCAAATGGGTTAGGAGGAGACGGTTTTGCAATTATATGGTATGAAGATGAATTATATGGTTTAAATGCTAGTGGATGGGCTCCAAGTAATATTAGTATTGATAAAGTAAAGAATTTAGGATACAATACTATTCCTAAATACGGCTTTATACCTGTAACTATTCCAGGGATGCTTTATGGATGGAGGGAAATGTCCAATAGATTTGGGAAACTACCTTTTGAGGATTTATTATTACCCGCAATTCATTATGCTCGAGAAGGATATCCTGTATCTCCTACTGTATCTTATAATTGGAATAAAGCATTTAAGCTTTATAAAAAGCAATTAAAAGGTAGAGAATTTGATGAATGGTTTAAAACTTTTTCTATAGAAGGAAGAGCACCAAAACCAGGAGAGATATGGAGTTCAAAGGAACTAAGTTATACACTCGAGGAATTAGCTAAATCTAAATGTCTTTCATTTTATGAAGGAGATATAGCTGATAAAATTGATAAATTTTCAAGAGAATATGGGGGATTTATTACAAAGAAAGATTTAAAAACTTATAGACCAGAATGGGTAAGACCTATATCAGTTAATTATAGAGGCTACGATATATGGGAGTTGCCACCAAATACTCATGGGATGGTGGTATTATTAGCTTTAAATATACTTAAAAATTTTGATATAAATATAGATTCGTTGCAATCATATCATTATATGATTGAAGCTATGAAATTAGCTTATGCAGATGGTTTATATTATATTACAGACACAAGAGAAATGGGAGATAATCTTAAGTATTTATTAGATGATAATTACGCATTAAGTAGAAGTAAATTAATAGGAAATAAAGCTATATTGCCAAAGTATAGTGCATTAAATAATGGAGGTACGGTATATTTGGCAACTGGGGATAAATATGGAAATATGGTAAGTTATATTCAAAGCAATTTTATGGGATTTGGTTCAGGTTTAGTAGTACCTAAAACTGGAATAAGCCTTCATAATAGAGGATATACTTTTAGTCTTAATGATAAGGATTATAATCGATTAGCACCTAATAAAAAAACTTATCACACTATAATTCCTGGATTTATTACTAAAGAGGGTAAGGCTTTAGGACCTTTTGGAGTTATGGGAGCATATATGCAACCTCAGGGGCATCTACAATCAATAGTAAATATGATTGATTTTAATTTAAATCCTCAGGAGGCATTGGATAAATATAGATGGCAATGGATAAAAGAAAAAGAAGTATTAGTTGAAGAGGATTTTCCAAAACATATTGCAGATTTTTTAATTAAAAAAGGTCATAATATTCGATATTCTAAAGATATAGGTAGTTTTGGAAGAGGACAAATTATTTTGAGAGATGCAAAAACATATATAGGTGGAACGGAAAAAAGAGCGGATGGACATATTGCAGTTTGGTAA
- a CDS encoding acyl-CoA dehydratase activase-related protein, which produces MHKTVGIPRGMFYYDYYFLWKKFFNNLDVEVIVSTKTNKEILDAGIFNCVDEACLPVKVFHGHVEYLKDKVDYLFIPKFISLYKMEYCCPKHLGLPDMIKHSIEGLPEIITPVINLRKSNKSLKKSILYTGKYFINSNYKILKAYDRAFKEFVEYNELLDQGIVSLNAIEFDSLNMRPNTFSENHEMNILLLGHSYNIYDDYINMNIANKLKRNGIGLITAEMIKEEIARQYASQLSKRMFWTHGQRIVGSAFYLIEKEMIDGIIYISAFGCGLDSVLMDLVERKARQYKVPFTLLTIDEQTGEAGINTRIEAFVDMLKWRDNHEDNISTYG; this is translated from the coding sequence GTGCATAAAACAGTAGGCATACCTAGAGGTATGTTTTATTATGATTATTATTTTTTATGGAAGAAATTTTTTAATAATTTAGATGTAGAGGTGATTGTTTCAACAAAAACTAATAAGGAAATTTTGGATGCTGGTATATTTAACTGTGTTGATGAAGCTTGTTTACCTGTAAAGGTGTTTCATGGACATGTAGAGTATTTAAAAGACAAAGTAGATTATTTATTTATACCTAAATTTATAAGTTTATATAAGATGGAGTATTGTTGCCCAAAACATTTAGGTTTACCAGACATGATAAAACATAGCATAGAAGGATTACCAGAGATTATTACTCCTGTAATAAATTTGAGAAAATCAAATAAAAGTTTAAAAAAATCCATATTATATACAGGTAAATATTTTATAAATAGTAATTATAAAATATTAAAAGCCTATGATAGAGCTTTTAAAGAATTTGTAGAATATAATGAGCTATTAGATCAAGGGATTGTTTCTTTAAATGCTATAGAATTTGATAGTTTAAATATGAGACCAAATACTTTTAGTGAAAATCATGAAATGAATATATTATTATTGGGTCATTCTTATAATATATATGATGATTATATAAATATGAATATAGCTAATAAGCTAAAAAGAAATGGTATAGGGTTAATTACTGCTGAGATGATAAAAGAAGAAATTGCAAGGCAATACGCATCTCAGTTATCAAAACGAATGTTTTGGACGCATGGGCAGAGAATAGTAGGAAGTGCTTTTTATTTAATAGAAAAAGAAATGATAGATGGGATCATATATATATCAGCTTTTGGGTGTGGGTTAGATTCAGTTCTTATGGATTTAGTAGAAAGAAAAGCAAGGCAATATAAAGTACCATTTACTTTATTGACTATAGATGAACAAACAGGTGAAGCTGGAATAAATACAAGAATAGAGGCTTTTGTTGATATGTTAAAATGGAGGGATAATCATGAAGATAACATTTCCACATATGGGTAA
- a CDS encoding acyl-CoA dehydratase activase-related protein produces MKITFPHMGNVYIATKAFFEELGQEVVPPPICSRKTLEIGTKNSPETICLPLKIMTGNFVESIKKGADTILLVGSCGPCRFGFYSTLEKHILEDMGYNVDFIVFDPIYEGIKPIKDNIVKVFKVGSIGELIRAGKLSWQIIKTADYITQLSNKVRAYAVDSYQVDLIINSYYRQIEKVYGGEETIELMNKTIDNLNKIKLDNSKEPIKIGLIGEIYTIIEPFVNLEVERKLGHMGVLVEKSLTPTTWVEHHIAKFPFGSKTENEKYRLAKPYLETLVGGHGRETVGSAIYYANKGFDGVIQLLPLNCMPEIVAKSILCNVSKDLNFPIMTLILDEMTGEAGYLTRLEAFVDLLKRRREEKSVG; encoded by the coding sequence ATGAAGATAACATTTCCACATATGGGTAATGTGTATATAGCTACCAAAGCCTTTTTTGAAGAATTAGGACAAGAGGTGGTACCCCCTCCTATATGTAGTAGAAAGACTTTAGAAATAGGTACAAAGAATTCTCCAGAGACTATATGTTTGCCTCTAAAAATAATGACAGGTAATTTTGTAGAAAGTATTAAAAAAGGAGCAGATACTATATTATTGGTAGGAAGTTGCGGACCATGTCGATTTGGATTTTATTCTACATTAGAGAAACATATATTAGAAGATATGGGTTATAATGTGGATTTTATAGTATTTGATCCCATATATGAAGGTATAAAGCCTATAAAGGATAATATAGTAAAAGTTTTTAAGGTAGGAAGTATAGGGGAGTTAATAAGAGCAGGTAAATTGAGTTGGCAAATAATAAAAACTGCTGATTATATAACACAATTATCCAATAAAGTTAGAGCTTATGCTGTAGATAGCTATCAAGTGGATTTAATTATTAATAGCTATTATAGACAAATAGAAAAAGTATATGGAGGAGAAGAAACAATTGAATTGATGAATAAAACTATAGATAATTTGAACAAAATAAAGTTAGATAATAGCAAAGAACCTATAAAAATAGGACTCATTGGAGAGATATATACTATAATAGAACCTTTTGTCAATTTAGAAGTAGAAAGGAAATTAGGACATATGGGTGTTTTAGTGGAGAAATCTCTTACTCCGACTACATGGGTAGAACATCATATAGCAAAATTTCCTTTTGGTTCAAAAACAGAAAATGAAAAATATAGACTTGCTAAACCATATTTGGAGACTCTTGTAGGAGGTCATGGTCGAGAAACAGTGGGATCTGCTATATATTATGCTAATAAGGGTTTTGATGGAGTAATCCAGTTATTACCTTTAAATTGTATGCCTGAGATAGTTGCTAAAAGCATACTATGCAATGTAAGCAAGGATTTAAATTTTCCAATTATGACATTAATATTAGATGAAATGACAGGAGAAGCAGGTTATCTGACAAGATTAGAAGCTTTTGTAGATTTACTCAAGAGGAGAAGGGAGGAAAAGTCAGTTGGCTAA
- a CDS encoding acyl-CoA dehydratase activase — translation MAKYYMGIDVGSVSTNIVLMDENNNVHYKKYMRTQGKPIEVLKDGIGEIETLKDDIDIIGVGVTGSGRNLASIIVGADVVKNEITAHAVAGLDFLPDVKTIIEIGGQDSKIIILRDKIVTDFAMNTVCAAGTGSFLDRQAIRLGIDISEFGDLALQSNNSVRIAGRCAVFAESDMIHKQQLGHNQADIAKGLCEALVRNYLNNVGKGKEILSPILFQGGVAANVGIIKAFEETFGEKIYIPDNYDVMGAIGVAILAKEEVKKTGYTKFKGISIHKSNYNVNGFECEGCSNVCEVIEIREDGRILARYGDKCGKWSNSLESKDSKLA, via the coding sequence TTGGCTAAATATTATATGGGTATTGATGTTGGTTCTGTTAGTACCAATATTGTATTGATGGATGAAAATAATAATGTACATTATAAAAAATATATGAGGACTCAAGGGAAACCAATAGAAGTTTTAAAGGATGGTATAGGGGAAATTGAGACATTAAAAGATGATATTGATATAATAGGAGTGGGAGTTACAGGAAGTGGAAGAAATTTAGCTAGTATAATTGTAGGTGCAGATGTGGTTAAGAATGAAATCACAGCTCATGCTGTAGCGGGATTAGATTTTCTACCTGATGTAAAAACAATAATTGAAATTGGAGGACAGGATTCAAAAATAATAATTTTAAGAGATAAGATAGTTACAGATTTTGCTATGAATACTGTATGTGCAGCAGGTACTGGCTCTTTTTTAGATAGGCAAGCTATAAGATTAGGTATAGATATTAGTGAGTTTGGAGACTTAGCTTTACAATCTAATAATTCTGTGAGAATTGCTGGTAGATGTGCTGTATTTGCTGAGTCAGATATGATACACAAGCAACAATTAGGGCATAATCAAGCGGATATAGCTAAAGGGTTATGTGAAGCTTTGGTAAGGAACTATTTAAACAATGTTGGAAAGGGAAAAGAGATACTTTCGCCTATTTTATTTCAAGGTGGTGTAGCTGCAAATGTTGGTATTATAAAGGCATTTGAAGAAACTTTTGGAGAAAAGATTTATATACCGGATAATTATGATGTAATGGGCGCTATTGGAGTAGCAATTCTTGCTAAAGAAGAAGTGAAAAAAACAGGTTATACAAAATTTAAAGGGATTTCAATTCATAAATCAAATTATAATGTAAATGGATTTGAATGTGAAGGTTGTTCTAATGTATGTGAGGTAATCGAAATAAGAGAAGATGGAAGAATTTTAGCTAGATATGGCGATAAATGTGGAAAGTGGTCTAATTCTTTAGAAAGTAAGGATTCAAAATTGGCATAA
- a CDS encoding nucleoside recognition domain-containing protein — MYKESILNGFKKGISTLWELSKVVVPVYFFVTFLGYTPLLNIISNFFEPGMKLLGLPGEAAVPLVLGNFINLYAAIGAMASISLSARQATILAIMLSFSHSLLLESAIVKKTSVNLALIIFIRITLAILSGIIFNLIL; from the coding sequence TTGTATAAAGAAAGTATACTAAATGGTTTTAAAAAAGGCATATCCACTTTGTGGGAATTATCAAAAGTAGTAGTACCAGTTTATTTTTTTGTTACTTTTTTAGGTTACACTCCATTATTAAATATTATATCTAATTTTTTTGAACCAGGAATGAAATTGTTAGGACTTCCAGGTGAAGCAGCTGTACCTTTAGTATTGGGTAATTTCATCAATTTATATGCAGCAATAGGAGCTATGGCAAGTATAAGCTTATCTGCTAGACAAGCTACCATATTAGCTATTATGTTATCTTTTTCTCATAGTTTGTTATTGGAATCTGCAATTGTAAAAAAAACTAGTGTTAACTTAGCATTAATAATATTTATAAGGATAACATTAGCTATATTATCCGGAATTATTTTTAACTTGATATTGTAG